Proteins encoded in a region of the Syntrophorhabdaceae bacterium genome:
- a CDS encoding acyl-CoA dehydrogenase family protein: MDFRLTEEQEFFKKTISDTIDRMVVPKAQEIDEKDEFPIELWRDFTKLGYLGLRYPEEVGGLNADKIMCMIFYEEIARGSVGFAQSVIMNILMGTYFLFRFGSKEIKERCLYPAIRGEKVATMCFTEDQSGSDLGATRTTAVRDGDGWRINGTKMWITNGSVCDFCTVLATTDPSKGLKGLNFFLVEKGTPGFSNGQVLHKLGCRGTVTGELVFDNVWVPYENFLGEELGKGVFYVSDILDEVRLMTGAMALGIAKGAYNEGIEFARKRIAFGQPIGKFQLIREKFADMDTQMNAARLMVYYGAWLLENGMDVRVLAAEAKMYATEVCAKVVDEVTRIYGANAFAYEYTPQRYFRDARFLLYGGGTQEVLKDFIGRTILGKL; encoded by the coding sequence ATGGATTTCAGATTAACCGAGGAACAGGAATTTTTTAAAAAAACCATATCGGATACAATAGACAGAATGGTCGTTCCGAAGGCGCAGGAGATAGATGAAAAAGATGAGTTCCCTATTGAGTTGTGGAGAGATTTTACAAAGCTCGGCTATCTGGGTTTGCGTTATCCCGAAGAGGTTGGGGGTCTGAACGCGGACAAGATCATGTGCATGATCTTCTATGAAGAGATCGCCAGGGGTTCTGTCGGTTTTGCGCAGAGCGTCATTATGAATATCCTCATGGGTACATATTTTCTTTTCAGGTTCGGCAGCAAGGAGATCAAGGAACGTTGCCTCTACCCGGCGATCCGGGGAGAAAAGGTCGCTACCATGTGTTTTACGGAGGACCAATCAGGTTCCGACCTTGGGGCAACGAGGACCACGGCTGTAAGGGATGGGGACGGGTGGAGGATCAACGGCACCAAGATGTGGATAACAAACGGTTCCGTTTGTGATTTCTGTACTGTACTTGCCACAACGGATCCTTCAAAGGGATTAAAGGGCCTCAACTTCTTTCTTGTCGAAAAAGGAACGCCCGGTTTTTCCAATGGTCAGGTCCTCCACAAGCTTGGATGCAGGGGTACGGTAACCGGTGAGCTTGTATTCGATAACGTGTGGGTCCCTTATGAAAATTTTCTTGGTGAGGAGCTTGGGAAGGGTGTCTTTTATGTGAGCGATATCCTTGATGAGGTGCGGTTGATGACAGGGGCAATGGCCCTTGGTATAGCAAAGGGTGCCTATAATGAGGGCATCGAGTTTGCGAGAAAGAGGATAGCATTCGGCCAGCCGATCGGCAAATTCCAGTTGATCCGTGAAAAGTTCGCAGATATGGATACGCAGATGAATGCGGCGCGGCTCATGGTATATTATGGCGCATGGCTTCTTGAGAACGGCATGGATGTAAGGGTTCTGGCCGCTGAGGCAAAGATGTATGCAACAGAGGTATGTGCAAAGGTCGTTGACGAGGTAACGAGGATCTACGGGGCAAATGCCTTTGCCTATGAGTATACACCCCAGAGGTACTTCAGGGACGCCAGATTTCTCCTCT